The following are encoded in a window of Thunnus albacares chromosome 17, fThuAlb1.1, whole genome shotgun sequence genomic DNA:
- the mrps34 gene encoding 28S ribosomal protein S34, mitochondrial, with the protein MAKKKRLRLIAEMARKIRAYRELKSRPRESQKYAMDYETMRRPHTGKMLPVLAWQDVRRESRLFSLLASMRMFGVGRLFTRKSWLEDHTEPSYWQITKVKVDYTSENMDHGKAWGVLTYKGKQESEVKELDKVMYHDWRLVPKHIEQQFKDAQPLPEPPVRYAAYPPLLRAMLLAQHKKTSGSVMADEPAMPLQRDVLLNKDYFRRQEQEKQRTEGTPV; encoded by the exons AtggcaaagaaaaagagacttCGCCTCATAGCAGAAATGGCTCGGAAGATCCGGGCGTACCGGGAGCTGAAGTCCCGGCCGCGGGAGTCCCAGAAGTATGCCATGGACTATGAGACGATGAGGCGGCCTCATACAGGGAAGATGCTGCCCGTACTGGCCTGGCAGGATGTCCGCAGGGAGAGCCGCCTCTTCTCCCTGCTGGCAAGCATGAGGATGTTCGGGGTGGGCCGCCTCTTTACCCGCAAGTCCTGGCTGGAGGACCACACAGAGCCCAGCTACTGGCAGATCACCAAGGTCAAGGTGGACTACACATCTGAG AACATGGATCATGGCAAAGCATGGGGAGTCCTCACCTATAAAG GGAAACAGGAGAGCGAAGTCAAGGAGCTGGACAAGGTGATGTACCACGACTGGCGCCTGGTTCCCAAACACATAGAGCAGCAGTTCAAGGATGCTCAGCCTCTCCCGGAGCCACCTGTGCGTTACGCCGCGTACCCTCCGCTGCTGCGCGCCATGCTGCTCGCTCAACACAAGAAAACATCCGGCAGTGTGATGGCAGACGAGCCGGCTATGCCTTTGCAGAGGGACGTCCTTCTCAACAAAGACTATTTTCGCAGGCAAGAACAAGAGAAGCAGAGGACAGAGGGGACGCCGGTGTGA